Proteins encoded by one window of Electrophorus electricus isolate fEleEle1 chromosome 17, fEleEle1.pri, whole genome shotgun sequence:
- the ypel2a gene encoding protein yippee-like 2 isoform X1 has protein sequence MTRSKTFQAYLPSCHRTYSCIHCRAHLANHDELISKLVSFQGSQGRAYLFNSVVNVGCGPAEERVLLTGLHAVADIYCENCKTTLGWKYEHAFESSQKYKEGKFIIELAHMIKDNGWD, from the exons ATGACGCGCTCTAAAACCTTCCAGGCCTACCTGCCCAGCTGCCACCGCACCTACAGCTGTATCCACTGCAGGGCCCACCTGGCCAACCATGACGAGCTCATCTCCAAG TTGGTG TCTTTTCAAGGAAGTCAAGGCAGAGCATACCTATTCAACTCTGT CGTGAATGTTGGTTGCGGGCCGGCTGAGGAGAGGGTGCTGCTAACGGGTCTCCACGCTGTGGCTGATATTTACTGTGAAAACTGCAAAACCACGCTAGGCTGGAAATAC GAGCACGCCTTTGAAAGCAGTCAAAAATATAAGGAAGGAAAGTTCATCATTGAACTTGCCCACATGATCAAGGACAATGGGTGGGACTGA
- the ypel2a gene encoding protein yippee-like 2 isoform X2 has translation MTRSKTFQAYLPSCHRTYSCIHCRAHLANHDELISKSFQGSQGRAYLFNSVVNVGCGPAEERVLLTGLHAVADIYCENCKTTLGWKYEHAFESSQKYKEGKFIIELAHMIKDNGWD, from the exons ATGACGCGCTCTAAAACCTTCCAGGCCTACCTGCCCAGCTGCCACCGCACCTACAGCTGTATCCACTGCAGGGCCCACCTGGCCAACCATGACGAGCTCATCTCCAAG TCTTTTCAAGGAAGTCAAGGCAGAGCATACCTATTCAACTCTGT CGTGAATGTTGGTTGCGGGCCGGCTGAGGAGAGGGTGCTGCTAACGGGTCTCCACGCTGTGGCTGATATTTACTGTGAAAACTGCAAAACCACGCTAGGCTGGAAATAC GAGCACGCCTTTGAAAGCAGTCAAAAATATAAGGAAGGAAAGTTCATCATTGAACTTGCCCACATGATCAAGGACAATGGGTGGGACTGA